One segment of Macrotis lagotis isolate mMagLag1 chromosome 1, bilby.v1.9.chrom.fasta, whole genome shotgun sequence DNA contains the following:
- the LOC141510137 gene encoding uncharacterized protein LOC141510137, with the protein MEDEEGGPSGFQAARAQEVVTFKDVAVDFTPEEWYLLDDAQKQLHKDIMLENAQNLLFLGFPVSREDLTLHLEKGVLRTFCPDAETKCDEMRVNLKMTSWDDFTAYGEERTHLDNHEFIHTVEKQDEHTQYGKTCQRSYSFTEHQKIHTGVKPHECNQCGKTFIRSSKLAVHQRIHTGEKPYQCNLCGKTFRHSDNLHIHKRIHTGEKLYQCNQCGKVFTRSTHLAVHQRIHTGEKSYECNHCGKTFTHSSSLAVHQRIHTGEKPYECNQCGKTFTHSSSLAGHQRIHTGEKPYECNQCGKTFTQSSGLAVHQRIHTGEKPYECNQCGKGFTQSSSLAVHQRIHTGEKPYECDLCGKTFRRSSNLITHQRIHSVIRP; encoded by the exons atggaagatgaggaaggagggcCTTCGGGTTTCCAAGCAGCCAGAGCCCAG GAGGtggtgacattcaaggatgtggctgtggacttcaCCCCGGAGGAATGGTACCTGTTGGATGATGCTCAAAAGCAGCTGCACAAGGACATCATGCTGGAAAATGCTCAGAACTTGCTCTTCCTGG GATTTCCAGTTTCCAGAGAAGATTTGACCCTCCACTTGGAGAAAGGAGTTCTGAGGACCTTCTGTCCAG ATGCAGAGACCAAGTGTGATGAGATGAGAGTAAATCTGAAAATGACCTCGTGGGATGACTTTACTGCTTATGGTGAAGAGAGGACTCATCTTGATAACCATGAGTTTATCCACACTGTAGAGAAACAGGATGAACATACtcaatatggaaagacttgtCAAAGAAGCTACAGTTTCACTGAACATCAAAAAATCCACACTGGCGTGAAACCTCATGagtgtaatcaatgtggaaagactttcattcgTAGCTCCAaacttgctgtacatcagagaattcacactggggagaaaccttatcaatgtaatctgtgtggaaagactttcagacacAGTGATAATCTTCATATACAcaagagaatccacactggagagaaactttatcaatgtaatcagtgtggaaaggttTTCACAAGGAGCACccatcttgctgtacatcagagaatccacactggagagaaatctTATGAATGCAATcactgtggaaagactttcacacaCAGCTCCagtcttgctgtacatcagagaatccacacaggagagaaaccttatgaatgtaatcagtgtggaaagactttcacacaCAGCTCCAGTCTTGCtggacatcagagaatccacacaggagagaaaccttacgaatgtaatcagtgtgggaaGACTTTCACACAGAGCTCTggtcttgctgtacatcagagaatccacacaggagagaaaccttacgaatgtaatcagtgtggaaagggtTTCACACAGAGCTCCagtcttgctgtacatcagagaatccacactggagagaaaccttatgaatgtgatctctgtggaaagactttcagacgAAGCTCCAATCTTATtacacatcagagaatccacagtGTCATCAGACCCTaa